One Dictyostelium discoideum AX4 chromosome 3 chromosome, whole genome shotgun sequence genomic region harbors:
- the wdr12 gene encoding NLE domain-containing protein produces the protein MESENKNNNKKVKEESKVKVKFITNDANIRVTDTPIAVPVRLGRLGLSEVIHHLREEENETSKPFDFLINGKFIRTTLDKHIKNANLSEEQIITIEYLEAITEPKREKECQHDDWVSCVDGSNFGLVVSGSYDLGVRVWGYDGELISTGTGHLAGVKSVCWISDKNADNLSFVSASMDKTLRVWNFNKSQSEIKALACLKEHTGTIESVYVSPDSSRIVSASMDSTIKLWSIKDIPNQHATTSSSIEKSNSKKRRLANNTNNETAAVDQQSEIIHNITESLASVTVPNSQGVTVVNWTTQFQMLSGSMDSKIRLWDVSTLVANDTIPTPAPLTDLDYSMESGLIVTAHKDRIVRIWDPRSSDETKSQTQSLISHKTWVTSVNWNPSSKYHCCSTSHDGTVKYWDIRTKIPLYTIDTLEKSKDKVLSSSFISNKNKNINDYSIVSGGTDSKLRIHYNDKQEQQQ, from the exons atggaatctgaaaataaaaataataataaaaaagttaaagaaGAATCTAAAGTTAAAGTTAAATTTATAACTAATGATGCAAATATTAGAGTTACAGATACACCAATTGCTGTACCAGTTCGTTTAGGTCGTCTTGGTTTATCAGAAGTAATTCATCATTTAAGAGAAGAAGAAAACGAAACATCAAAACCATTCGATTTCCTTATTAATGGTAAATTTATTAGAACAACTTTAGATaaacatattaaaaatgcAAATTTAAGTGAA gaacaaattattacaattgaatatttaGAAGCAATTACAGAAccaaaaagagaaaaagaatgTCAACATGATGATTGGGTTAGTTGTGTTGATGGTAGTAATTTTGGATTAGTAGTTAGTGGATCATATGATTTAGGTGTTAGAGTTTGGGGATATGATGGTGAACTTATTTCAACTGGTACTGGTCATTTAGCAGGTGTAAAAAGTGTTTGTTGGATTAGTGATAAAAACGCTGATAATCTTAGTTTTGTATCAGCATCAATGGATAAAACATTACGTGTTTGGAATTTCAATAAATCACAATCTGAAATCAAAGCATTGGCATGCTTAAAAGAGCATACTGGTACAATTGAATCTGTTTACGTTTCACCAGATTCATCACGTATTGTATCGGCTTCAATggattcaacaattaaattatggAGTATTAAAGACATACCAAATCAACATGCAACCACTTCAAGCTCCATTGAAAAGAGTAATAGTAAAAAACGTAGATTAGCAAACAACACCAATAATGAAACAGCAGCCGTCGACCAACAATCAGAGATCATTCATAATATAACGGAGTCATTGGCATCGGTAACCGTACCAAACAGTCAAGGTGTTACAGTGGTCAATTGGACAACCCAATTCCAAATGTTGTCAGGTTCAATGGATTCAAAAATTAGATTATGGGATGTTAGTACATTGGTTGCAAATGATACAATCCCTACACCTGCTCCATTAACCGATTTGGATTATTCAATGGAATCTGGTTTAATTGTAACTGCACATAAAGATAGAATCGTTAGAATTTGGGATCCAAGATCATCCGATGAAACTAAATCTCAAACTCAATCTTTAATCTCTCATAAAACTTGGGTAACAAGTGTAAATTGGAATCCATCTTCAAAATATCATTGTTGTTCTACCTCTCATGATGGTACCGTCAAATATTGGGATATCCGTACAAAGATTCCATTATACACTATTGATACTTTAGAGAAATCAAAAGATAAagttttatcatcatctttcatttcaaataaaaataaaaatattaatgattatTCAATTGTTTCTGGTGGTACTGATTCAAAATTAAGAATTCATTATAATGAtaaacaagaacaacaacaataa